GTCCGACGGCGAGCCCGTCGACGCCGCCGACCTCCTGCTCGCCTGGGCCGCCGGGTCCGGCGCCTTCGACACCCCGGGCTTCGATCCGGCCGGGTACGTCGACGAGGCGACCGGCGGCTACACCGGCCCGCTCCCCGAGGGGACGGTGTTCTTCGACGCCTCCGCCGCCGAGGCGCTGACGCACGTCACCCGCACGCCCGGGATCGGCGACGGCGGGCGCTCCATCACCATGGTCTTCGACGAGTACACGCCCGACTGGCGCCTCGCCTTCGAGGTGGGACTGCCGGCGCACGCCGTCGCCCAGCTCGGGCTGGACATGTCGAGCCCGGGACGCGCGAAGCAGACGCTCGTGGACGCCGTGCAGGACCGCGCGCCGGAACTGCTGTCGCCCATCTCCGACGCGTGGAACCGCGGGTTCGGCGTCGCCGAGATCGCCGCGCACCCGGACCGCGCGGTCGGCTCGGGCCCCTACGCCATCGAGTCGATCGACCCGGGGACCTCCGTCACGCTGCGCGCCAACCGCTACTACACGGGCCTGCACCGGCCGTCGGTGGAGCGGATCGTCGTCTCCACCATCGAGGACCCCGCCGCCGCGGTCGCCGCGCTCAAGGCAGGTGACGTCGACGTGATCGCGCCCGAGGCCGACGCCGACGTCGTCGACGCGCTGGACGACGTGGACGGCGCCACGGTCGTCCGGGGCACGTCCTCGACGTGGGAGCGGCTCGACCTGCAGACCCTGGGGGCCCGCGACCCCGCGATGTCGGACGTCGCCGTCCGCACCGCCTTCCTCTCCACCGTCCCGCGCGAGGCGATCGTCCGCCAGGCGGCCGCGCCCGTGGATCCGGACGCGACGAAGCGCGACTCCTTCGTGCTCGCGCCGGGCGCCGACGGCTACGCCGACGAGGTGGGCGCCAACGGGTCCGGCCGCTTCGACGCCGTCGACCTCGACGAGGCGCGCCAGCTCCTGGCGTCCGTCGGCCAGACCGCGCCCGAGGTGTGCGTGCTCTACGACCCGGCCGACCCCCGCCGCGTCGCCGCCTTCGAGGCCATCCGCACGTCCGCCGAGAAGGCCGGGTTCGTGGTGGCCGACTGCTCCACCCCGCAGTGGGAGAGCGTCCTCGACCAGCCCGACGCCTACGACGTCGCCCTCGTCGGCGCGGATGACGCCTACCCGTCCGTGGCCGGGATCCGCGCCGCGCACGAGGCGCGCGCCGACGCCCGCGACGGGCTCGCGACCGTCGACCCCGACGTGGCGTCGCTCTTCGCGTCGCTCAGCCGCACCGAGGAGGAGGACGCCCGATCCGAGCTGCTCCTGCGCCTGGACCGCCGCATGTACGGCGACCGGGCCGGCCTCCCGCTCTACCAGCACCCCGCCATCGCGGCCATGGCGGCGGGCGTGGACGGCGTCCGGGTGTCCCCGCACCAGGCCGGGATCCTCGACGACGCCTGGCGCTGGACGCGGAGCTCCACCGCTCCCTGAGCCCGGCTTGCGTCGGCACGGTAGACTTGCACTGCTGGGAATAGCAGACGGCGGCTCTTCGCCCTACTCCCTTGATGACAAGGCCAGCATCCTCTTCCCACTGAAGGACAGCACTATGGCGCTAGTCGCGCGCAACGACCTCCGCAATGTGGCCATCGTGGCCCACGTGGACCACGGCAAGACCACCCTGGTCGACGCCATGCTCAAGCAGACGAACTCGTTCGACGCCCACTTCGAGGGCGAGGACCGCATGATGGACTCGAACGACCTCGAGCGCGAGAAGGGCATCACGATCCTCGCGAAGAACACCGCGGTGCTCTACAACGGCAAGCACGCTGACGGCACGCCCATCGTCATCAACGTGATCGACACCCCGGGTCACGCCGACTTCGGCGGCGAGGTCGAGCGCGGCCTGTCCATGGTCGACGGCGTCGTGCTCCTCGTCGACGCGTCCGAGGGCCCGCTGCCCCAGACGCGCTTCGTGCTCCGCAAGGCGCTCGAGGCGAAGCTCCCCGTGATCCTCCTGGTCAACAAGACCGACCGCCCCGACGCGCGCATCGACGAGGTCGTGGCCGAGAGCCAGGACCTCCTCCTCGGCCTCGCGTCCGACATGTCGGACGAGCACCCGGACCTCGACCTCGACGCGATCCTCGACGTCCCCGTCGTCTACGCGTCCGGCCGCAACGGCGCCGCGAGCGACAACAAGCCCGAGAACGGCGCGCTGCCGGACAACGACGACCTCGAGCCCCTCTTCAAGGCGATCCTCGACCACGTCCCCGCGCCGACCTACGACGACGAGCACCCCGCTCCAGGCCCACGTCACCAACCTCGACGCGTCGCCCTTCCTCGGCCGCCTCGCCCTCCTCCGCGTCTTCAACGGCACGATCAAGAAGGGCCAGCAGGTCGCCTGGGTCAAGCACGACGGCACCGTCAAGAACGTGAAGATCACCGAGCTCCTCATCACGAAGGCGCTCGAGCGGTTCCCGACCGAGTCCGCGGGCCCCGGCGACATCGTCGCCGTCGCCGGCATCGAGGACATCACCATCGGCGAGACGCTGGCCGACCCCGACGACGTCCGCCCGCTGCCCACCATCACGGTGGACGACCCGGCCATCTCGATGACCATCGGCACCAACACGAGCCCGCTCATCGGCAAGGTCAAGGGCCACAAGCTCACCGCGCGCATGGTCAAGGACCGTCTCGACCGCGAGCTCATCGGAAACGTGTCCATCAAGCTGGTCGACATCGGCCGTCCGGACGCCTGGGAGATCCAGGGCCGTGGCGAGCTGGCGCTGGCGATCCTCGTGGAGCAGATGCGCCGCGAGGGCTTCGAGCTCACCGTCGGCAAGCCGCAGGTGGTCGTCAAGCAGGTCGACGGCAAGATCCACGAGCCCTACGAGCACCTCACCATCGACTCGCCCGAGGAGTACCTCGGCGCGATCACGCAGCTCCTCGCCGCCCGCAAGGGCCGCATGGAGGGCATGAGCAACCACGGCACCGGCTGGGTGCGCATGGAGTTCGTCGTCCCCTCGCGCGGCCTCATCGGCTTCCGCACGGAGTTCCTCACGATCACGCGCGGCGCGGGCATCGCCAACGCCGTGTCGCACGGCTACGAGCAGTGGGCGGGCGAGATCACGACCCGCGTCAACGGCTCGATCGTCGCCGACCGCGCGGGCGTCGCCACGCCGTTCGCCATGGTGGCCCTGCAGGAGCGCATGTCGTTCTTCGTGGAGCCCACCCAGGAGGTCTACGAGGGCATGGTCGTGGGCGAGAACTCGCGCGCCGACGACATGGACGTGAACATCACCAAGGAGAAGCAGCTGACCAACATGCGTCAGTCCACCTCCGACTCCTTCGAGCGCATGACGCCGTCGCGGAACCTGACGCTCGAGGAGTGCCTCGAGTTCGCCCGCGAGGACGAGTGCGTGGAGGTCACGCCCGAGTTCGTGCGGATCCGCAAGGTCGAGCTCGACGCCAACGCGCGCCAGCGCAAGACGTCGCGACTGAAGAAGCAGAACGCCTAGTCCGGCATGACCCCGACGAGCCCGTCCGCCAGGTCCCTCCGCAGGAGGGGGCTGGCGGCCGGGCTCGTCCTCGTCGTGGGCACCTCGCTCGGCGGCTGCAGCCAGGTGGGCGAGGCCGTCCGCGACGCGGCCCACGAGGGCGCCGAGCAGGTGCGCCACGGCGTCGAGGACGTCGTGGGCGACACCCTCGGCAAGGTCCAGGTGTCGAACGACGGGCACGTCCCCGACTCGTTCCCCTCCGACGCCGTGCCGTTCGCCGAGGGGCAGCTGCTCGGCGGGGGAGCCGCGCCCGACGACGCCGGCTGGGTCGCGCAGGTCCAGGTGCCGGACGTCGCGGGCGGGTTCGCCGACGCGCGGGCGCGGCTCGAGGCCGCGGGCTATGCCGCCGGCGAGGTCGCGGCCGACGACGCGCGCGGGTACGGGCGGTTCACGACCGACGCGTGGACCGTCATCGTCACGGTGTCCGCGGACCTCGGGTCGCCGGTCGCGACGTACGTCGTGCTGCGCGCGGCCTGAGCCGCTGGGGCCGGTGCTGCCGCCGCCGCTGCTCCCGCCGTGGCCCCCCGCCCGGCCGGTCAGGAGGCGAAGAGCGTCTCGCCGACGAAGCCGTCGCGGCCCGCGCCCGGCGGGACCGCCCAGATCCCGCTGCCCACGTGGCGCAGGTACTCGTTCATCGCGTCGCGCGCGAGGCTCCGCTGGATGGGGATGAACTGCGTGCGCGGATCGCGCTGGAACGCGAGGAAGAACAGGCCCGCGTTGAGCCGCCCCAGGTCGTCGTTGCCGTCGACGAAGTTGTAGCCGCGGCGGAGGAGCACGGCGCCGGCGTTCGCGTCCGGGTGCGCGAGCCGCACGTGCGACGCCGGGTCGATCAGCGGGGCGTCGCCGCGACCGGTGGCGTGGAAGTCCGGGGCCGTCGTCTCCGTGCCGCCGCTGAGCGGCGCGCCGGATCCCTTCGTGCGGCCGACGACGCGCTCCTGCTCGCGGAGCGACGCGCGGTCCCACGTCTCGATGGTCATGCGGATCCGGCGGGCGACGAGGTAGGAGCCGCCCTGCATCCACGCCTCGGCGGGCGAGGACCCGGCGTCGGCCCAGACGTGGTCCTCGACCTGGCTGGTGTCCTCGGACTTCACGTTCGCCGTGCCGTCCTTGAAGCCGAAGAGGTTCCGCGGCGTGACCTGCGCGCGGCTGGTCGACGACGTGCGGCCGAAGCCGAGCTGCGACCACCGGATGGCGGCGCGGCCGAAGGCGATGCGCGACAGGTTGCGGATGGCGTGCACGGCCACCTGCGGGTCGTCGCTGCACGCCTGGATGCAGAGGTCGCCGCCCGTCGCCTGCGGCACGAGCGCCTCGCCGGGGAAGCGCGGCAGATTGACGAGGGCGGCGGGACGGCGGTCGGCGATCCCGAAGCGGTCGACGCCGTCCGCGGTCGTGAACAGCGACGGGCCGAGGCCGAACGTGATGGTGAGGCCGGCGGGCGGCAGGTCGAGCGCCTCGCCCGTGTCGTCCGGCGGGGAGTCGTAGGGGCCGTCGACCGCACCGAGGGCGCCCGCGGATCCGCCCGCCGTCATGCGCGCGGCCGCCGCGCTCCAGTCGCGGAGGAGCGAGACGAGGCCGGCCCGGTCGATGTCGGCCACGTCGAACGCGGCGAAGTGCAGGCGGTCCTGCGCGGGCGTGGTGATCCCCGCCTGGTGCGGACCGTGGAACGCGTAGGTGACGCCGCCCGCGGCCTGGCGCGCGCCCGCGAAGGCGCGGTCGGCCATCACGCCGCCGGCCGCCCCGACGAGGCCGCCGCCGAGCGCGCCGGCGCCCAGGAGGCCGAGGACGCCGCGGCGGGAGATGCCGCCCGGGGCGACGGTGCCGTGGTCCGCCATCAGCCGACGAGCGCGCCGGTGAGCCGGGACAGGGGCTCGGCCAGCGCGTTCACGCCGTCCGCGAGGCCCTTGACCTGCTCGGTCGTGAGCTGGTCGTAGGGGGTGAAGCCGCGGTCGAGGGAACCGTACGCCGCGAGGTCCTGCTCGAGGGAGGAGAACTGCGCGTCGAGGGTCGCGACCAGCTCCGGGTCCTTCGGGGCGACGATGTCGCGCACGCCCTCGTACGCGACGCGCGCGCCCTCGAGGTTGGCCTGGAAGTCCCAGAGGTCCGTGTGCGACCAGATCTCCTCCTCGCCGGTGATCTTGCCGGAGGCGACCTCGTCCATCAGCCCGACGGCGCCGTTGGAGACCGTGGAGATGTCGACCGAGAACCCGTCCGCGTGCACCGCGTCGTAGAGCCGCTGCGTGTCGGCGGTGAGCTCCTGGGCGAAGTGCGCGCGATCCGCCGTGGTGAGCGGCGTGTAGACGTCGCCGCCGTTCGCGTCGGGCGCCGGCTGCCAGAGGTCCTTCTCGATGCGGTGCCAGCCGGTCCACTCGGTGCCGGGCTCGACGTCGGCCTCGCGGAAGTCGATCTCCGGGTCGAGGTCGCCGAACGACTCGGCCACCGGCTCCACGCGCTCGTAGTACGCGCGGGCCGTGGGGTAGAGCGCGCGGGCCCGCTCGTCGTCGCCCGCGAGGTACGCGTCGGCGAACTCCTCGGTGGCGGGGAGGAGGCGCCCGATCTGGTCCTTGACGTACGCGAGATACGCGGCGGCGGCGTCCTGGCCCTGCTGCTCGGCATCACCCGCGAGCGCGACCTGGTCGCCCGTGACGGTGAAGGGCGTGCGGCCCACGCCGCCGCCCACCATGCCGGGCTTGCAGACGGTGTAGTAGTCGCCCGGCTGCACCGTGAGCACGAGGTCGCGCTCGATGCCGGGGCTCACGTTCTCGACCTCGCCGACGATGCGGAGGCGGTCCTCGGCGAGCAGGTAGAACTCCGTCACCTGGTCCGTGGAGTTCGTGACGTGGAACGACACGGTGCCGCTCGGCGCGGTCGCCGCGGACACGGTGCACGCGTCGGCCGAGCTGTCCACCGCGAGCTGCGTGATGCCGGGGGAGGCGGCGGGGGCGTTGGCGACGCATCCGCTGAGGGCGAGGGCGGCGCCGGCCAGCAGGGCGGCGGCGGGGAGGGTCGAGCGCGTCATGGGTCCTCGGGGGGAGCGGGCCGGCGGTGCCGGGCGGTGGATGGAGCGGGGAGGGAAGGAGGGGAGCGGGAGCGGGGCCGCGGTCAGCGCGCGGCCGGCGCGTCGACGACGCGGGGCGCGGCGTGGGCGTCTGCGGCGGGGCCGGGGCCGGGCGCGGCTTCCGCACCGGCGGCGGGGGCCGGCCGCGCGCGCCGCCCGCGACGGGAGAGGGCGAGGTAGACCGTGAGCGTCGGCACCACGTACAGCACCCACGTGATCCCCTCGAGCCACGTGGTGGCGGGGGAGAAGCCGACGGTGCCCTTGAGGAGCGTGCCGTACCAGGATCCGGGCGGCACGGCGCCGGAGACGTCGAACGCGAGCGCCCCGAGCCCCGGCAGGATCCCCGCCTCCTGCAGGTCGTGCACGCCGTATGCGAGCACGCCGCCGGCCACGACGATGAGCAGCGCCCCGGTCCAGGTGAAGAAGCGCGCCAGGTCGATGCGGAGCACGCCCCGGTAGACGAGCCAGCCGAGCCCGACCGCGGTGACGAGGCCGAGGCCCGCGCCGACGAGCGGCATGGTGGTGGAGCCCGTGGCCTGCACGGCCGACCAGAGGAACAGGGCCGTCTCGATGCCCTCGCGGCCGACCGCGAGGAACGCGACCGCCACGAGGCCCCACGCGGCGCCGGCGATGGCCCGGTCGACCGCGCCCTGCAGCTCGGACCGCATGTCCTTCGCGGTGCGGAGCATCCAGAACACCATCCAGGTGACGAGGCCCGTCGCGACGATGGAGAGGGATCCGCCGATCGCCTCCTGCGCCTCGAACGTGAGGCCGTAGGCGCCGTAGGTGAGGATCGCGCCGACCGAGAGCGACAGGAGGACGGCCAGGCCGACCCCGGTCCAGAGCCGGCCGAGCACGTCGCGCCGGCCGATCTTGACGACGTAGGCGATGAGGATCGTGACGACCAGCGCGGCCTCGAGGCCCTCGCGCAGGCCGATCAGGTAGTTCGCGAACACGCGTGCGCCTCTCCGGGCAGCGGACGCGACGAGGCGTCCCATTGCTCGTGGTGGGGAAATGTAGGTGAGCCTTGCCTTACCTCGTGCACAGTAGCGCGGGGGCGGCAGCGCGTCCAGTCGGGTCCCCAGGAGGGGCGGCGGGGTCGCGGATAGGATCGCCCGATGACCTCCGGCACGTCCCGACGCCCCGCTCGGGCCGCCCGCACCCGTCGTCCCGACCGCGAGCACGTGCTGTTCGTGCACGCGCACCCCGACGACGAGAGCATCGTCACGGGCGGCACCATCGCGCAGCTCGTGCGGGACGGCGTCCCGGTCACCGTCCTCACGTGCACGCGCGGGGAGCGCGGCGAGGTCATCCCGGCGGAGCTCCGCCACCTGGAGGGCGACCTGCGGGCGCTCGCCGACCACCGCGAGACCGAGCTGGCCGACGCCATGGCCGCGCTCGGCGTCGACGACCACCGATTCCTCGGCGACGCGGACGCGCGCTGGCGCGGGCTCGAGCCGCGCCGGTACGTCGACTCCGGCATGGAGTGGGGCGAGGACGGGGTGCCCGTCGCGCTCCGGCCGCTGGACCCCGACTCGCTGTGCGCGGGCGACGAGGCCGACGAGGCGCGCGACGTGCTCGCCGTCATCGCGGACGTCGACGCCACGAGCGTCGTCACCTACGACGACCACGGCGGATACGGCCACCCCGACCACGTGCGCACGCACGTCATCGCGACCTGGGCGGCGGAGGAGGCGGGGATCCCCGCGTACCTCGTCACCACGACGCGGTCGTCGGCCCGGGAGGCGCACGACCTCGTCGCGGCGCGCGGCCGCTTCCCCGCGCCGGACCCGGACCCGGCGGGCGTGCTCGTGCTGTCGGACGACGCCGTCGACCTCCGGGTGGACGCGACCGACGTGCTCGACCGGAAGATCCGCGCGGTCGCCGCGCACCGCACGCAGACCGTCGTCGACGGCGACCAGTTCGCGCTCTCGCACGGGATCGGCGCGCCCGTCTCGCCCGTCGAGTCGTACCGGATCCACCGCCCGGTCGGCGCCCTGCCCGACGACGACGGCGCCCCGCGGCCCCCGCGCGGCGCGCAGCGCGTCGGCACCGCGGTCGCCTGCCTCGTGCTGGGCCTGATCGTGGGCGCGGTCGGCACGGCCGCGCACCGGGCCACCCTCCCCGTCGGCGGCGCCGTGCTCCCGGTCGGGCTCGTGCTCGCCCTCGCCACGCTCGCCTGCCTGCTCGTCGCCCTCCGCCTGCTCCTCGTCGACCGCGTGCACGCGCTGTGCCTCGGGCTCGGCGTCGTCGCCGCCGTCGCGGTGCTCGGCACGCGGGGCCCGAGCGGATCCGTGCTGTTCCCCGACGACGGCCTGAGCCAGGTCTGGGCGGTCGCCCCCGCGATCCTCGTCGCGGCGGTCGTCGTGTGGCCGCGCTTCTCGCGGAGCGCGCCCGCGGGCGGCACCTCGGGCGGCGCGGGGACCGGCCCGGACGGCGCTCCCGGGGCGGCACCGGCCGACCCCGCCCCGGCCGGGACGGGTCCGCGCGCCGCGTAGACTCGTCCGGGCCGCACCGCTCCCGGAAGGACCCGCCCGAAGTGACCTACGTCATCGCCCTGCCCTGTGTCGACGTCAAGGACCGCGCCTGCATCGACGAGTGCCCGGTGGACTGCATCTACGAGGGCGAGCGGTCGCTCTACATCCACCCGGACGAGTGCGTGGACTGCGGCGCCTGCGAACCCGTGTGCCCCGTCGAGGCGATCTACTACGAGGACGACCTGCCGGAGAAGTGGTCCGACTACTACACGGCCAACGTCGAGTTCTTCGCGGAGATGGGCTCGCCCGGCGGCGCGACGAAGGTCGGCGTGATCCACGCCGACCACCCCGTGATCTCGGTCCTCCCGCCCCAGGCCGGCTGACCCCCATGGCCCTCGGCGAGCTCCCCGACTACCCCTGGGACCTGATGGCCCCGTACGCCGAGCGGGCGCGGCGTCACCCGGACGGGATCGTCGACCTGAGCATCGGATCGCCCGTCGACCCGACGCCGACCCTCATCCGCGATGCGCTCGCCTGGGCCACCGACGCGCACGCGTACCCGACCACGGTCGGCACCCCGGAGCTCCGGCGCGCGATGGTCGAGTGGCACGCCCGGCGCCGCAATGCGACGCTCGACGTCGACCAGGTGCTCCCGACCATCGGGTCGAAGGAGATGGTGGCCTGGCTGCCGTTCATGCTCGGCCTGGGGGAGGGCGACGCGGTCGTGCACCCGCGCGTCGCGTACCCGACCTACGCCGTCGGCGCGGCGCTCGCCGGCGCCCGGAGCGTGCCCGCCGACGTCCCGGCGGACTGGCCCGCGGACACGCGGCTCGTCTGGCTGAACTCGCCCGGCAACCCCGACGGCCGCGTCCTCGGCGTCGATCAGCTGCGCGCGGCGGTCGCCCGGGCGCGCGAGCTCGGCGCCGTCATCGCGAGCGACGAGTGCTACGCCGAGCTCGGCTGGGAGGGGGAGTGGGCCGACGGCCCGACGCCCTCGATCCTCGACGCGCGCGTGGTCGGCGACGACCACCGGGGCGTCCTCGCGCTGTACTCGCTGAGCAAGCAGTCGAACCTCGCCGGCTACCGGGCCGCGCTCGTCGCGGGCGACCGGGACGTGATCGCCCGGCTGATCCGCGTGCGCAAGCACGCCGGTCTCCTCCCGCCCGCGCCGCTCCAGCACGCCATGACGGTGGCGCTCGGCGACGACGACCACGTGCGCGCGCAGCGGGAGCTCTACCGCGCCCGGCGCGCGACCCTGCGGCCCGCGCTCGAGGACGCCGGCTGGCGAATCGACGCGAGCGAGGCGGGCCTCTACCTGTGGGCGACCCGCGGCCGCGACGCCTGGGAGGGCATCGCGGAGCTGGCCGACCTCGGGATCCTCGCGGGCCCCGGCACCTTCTACGGCGACGCGTCGCCGGAGCACGTGCGCCTGTCCCTCACGGCGAGCGACGAGCGCGTCGAGGCGGCGGCCGCGCGGCTGCGCTCCTAGCGCACGCGTGGCACGACCTCCAACGGATCGACGCGGATGCTGGCGGAGGCGACAGTGTCCCGGTCGGCCCTTTAGGCTGTAGTCGGTTCGGACCCGGCGCCGTGAACGGTGCCACGAGCGCCCGCAGGCGCGGATCTGTCCGACCGATCCGACACCAGACTCGAGGAGGCGCCGTGACCGATGGCGGGCAGCAGGCGGACGACCGGCAGGCGGACGAGCCGCAGAAGGCCACGCTGACGTACCCGGGCGGCCGGGTGGAGTTCCCCATCCTCCCCGCGGTCGACGGCGCGTCCGGCATCGACATCTCCGGGCTCACCCGGCAGACCGGGCTCACGACGCTCGACAACGGCTTCGTCAACACGGCGGCGACGCGCTCGGCCATCACGTACATCGACGGCGACCAGGGCATCCTCCGCTACCGCGGCTACCCCATCGAGCAGCTGGCGCGGCAGTCGAGCTACCTCGAGGTGGCCTGGCTCCTCATCCACGGCGAGCTGCCCACGGCCGACGAGCTCGCGAAGTTCGACGACGGCATCCGCCGCCACACGCTCCTCCACGAGGACTTCAAGGGCGTGTTCCGCGCCCTGCCCACCAACGCGCACCCGATGTCGGTGCTCTCCAGCGCGGTCTCCGCGCTCTCCACCTACTACGAGGACTCGCTGAGCGTCCACGACCCGGAGCAGGTCGAGATCTCGACGCTGCGCCTGCTGGCGAAGCTTGCCGGTCATCGCGGCGTACGCGCACAAGAAGAGCCTCGGCCAGGCGTTCCTCTACCCGGACAACTCGCTGTCCTTCGTCGACAACTTCCTCCGCCTGAACTTCGGCAACAACGCCGAGCCCTACGAGGTGAACCCGGTCGTCAGCCGCGCGCTCGAGCGCCTGCTGATCCTGCACGAGGACCACGAGCAGAACGCGTCGACGTCGACCGTGCGGCTCGTCGGATCCACCGAGGCCAACATGTTCGCCTCCGTCTCGGCCGGCATCGGCGCGCTCTTCGGCCCGCTGCACGGCGGCGCGAACGAGGCCGTGCTCTCCATGCTGGGCCGCATCCGCGACTCCGGCGAGGGCGTCGACCGCTACGTCGAGCGCGTGAAGAACAAGGAGGACGGCGTCCGCCTCATGGGCTTCGGGCACCGCGTCTACAAGAACTTCGACCCGCGCGCGCGCCTCGTGAAGGAGAGCGCCGACGAGGTGCTGGAGGCCCTCGGGATCCAGGACCCGCTGCTCGACATCGCCAAGGAGCTCGAGGCCGTCGCGCTCGCGGACGACTACTTCATCGAGCGGAAGCTGTACCCGAACGTGGACTTCTACACGGGCGTCATCTACAAGGCGATGGGCTTCCCCACGCGCATGTTCACGGCGCTGTTCACGATCGGGCGCCTGCCCGGCTGGATCGCGCACTGGCGCGAGATGAACGAGGACCAGACGACCAAGATCGGCCGCCCCCAGCAGCTCTACATCGGCCAGCCGGCCCGGGACCTCCCCCCGCGCGACTGACCCGCCCCGCACCACGGAGGCTCCCGAACAGGGGGCGTCCCGAGGCCGCCGATCCGTGTACCCGCGCGGATCGGCGACCTAGACTCGACTGCACCGACAACCCGCCCGCCGCCCGCAACAGCCCCTGCCGTCGGTCCGAACCCGAAGAGGGGGCCATGGCCAGACGCCTGCCGTCGTCCCCGCCGGTGCTGCCCGGGTTCACCTACGTGACGGTGCTCGGATCCGGCGGCTTCGCCGACGTCTTCCTCTACGAGCAGGACATGCCGCGCCGCCAGGTCGCCGTGAAGGTCATGCTCGCCGAGATCGTGACCGAGCGCCTCCGCGCCATGTTCCGCGCCGAGGCCGACCTCATGGCGCAGCTGAGCGCGCACCCGTCCGTGCTCACCGTGCACCAGGCGAGCGTCGCCTCCGACGGACGGCCGTACCTCGTCATGGAGCTGTGCTCGTCGAGCCTCAGCGACCGGTACCGGCGCGAGCCGCTGGGCGTCGCCGAGGCGCTGCGCGTCGGGATCCGCATCGCGAGCGCCGTGGAGACCGCCCACCGCGCGGGCGTGCTGCACCGCGACATCAAGCCCGCGAACATCCTCACCACCGCGTTCGGGCACCCCGTGCTCAGCGACTTCGGCATCGCGTCGACGCTCGAGGACGCCGCGGCGACCGACGCCGTGGGCCTGTCGATCCCGTGGTCGGCGCCCGAGGTGCTGGCCGAGGAGAGCCCCGGCACCGTGCGGAGCGAGGTGTGGTCGCTCGCCGCGACCGTCTACTCGCTGCTCGCGGGCCGCAGCCCCTTCGAGGTGCCGGGCGGGCAGAACGCGCCCGCGGACCTCGTCGCGCGGATCCAGAGGGCGCGGCCCCTCCCGACCGGTCGCGCCGACGTTCCCGAGCGGCTCGAGCTGGTGCTCCGCCGCTCGATGTCGCGGCAGCCGGAGGCCCGGCCCGAGTCGGCGCTCGCGTTCGTGC
The nucleotide sequence above comes from Clavibacter sp. B3I6. Encoded proteins:
- the dapC gene encoding succinyldiaminopimelate transaminase produces the protein MALGELPDYPWDLMAPYAERARRHPDGIVDLSIGSPVDPTPTLIRDALAWATDAHAYPTTVGTPELRRAMVEWHARRRNATLDVDQVLPTIGSKEMVAWLPFMLGLGEGDAVVHPRVAYPTYAVGAALAGARSVPADVPADWPADTRLVWLNSPGNPDGRVLGVDQLRAAVARARELGAVIASDECYAELGWEGEWADGPTPSILDARVVGDDHRGVLALYSLSKQSNLAGYRAALVAGDRDVIARLIRVRKHAGLLPPAPLQHAMTVALGDDDHVRAQRELYRARRATLRPALEDAGWRIDASEAGLYLWATRGRDAWEGIAELADLGILAGPGTFYGDASPEHVRLSLTASDERVEAAAARLRS
- a CDS encoding serine/threonine-protein kinase; this translates as MARRLPSSPPVLPGFTYVTVLGSGGFADVFLYEQDMPRRQVAVKVMLAEIVTERLRAMFRAEADLMAQLSAHPSVLTVHQASVASDGRPYLVMELCSSSLSDRYRREPLGVAEALRVGIRIASAVETAHRAGVLHRDIKPANILTTAFGHPVLSDFGIASTLEDAAATDAVGLSIPWSAPEVLAEESPGTVRSEVWSLAATVYSLLAGRSPFEVPGGQNAPADLVARIQRARPLPTGRADVPERLELVLRRSMSRQPEARPESALAFVRELQAVEAELHLAQTPLEVASEEWASAVAAVPDEDEDPTRVRGIVQVDPGAGPRGARRVRRRAAATAARVTDPGAARGVGGSGAGAVASEPVRVGSASTSFGRSGSGPVGVSTPGRAAAPPPRSFLARHRIALGAAAAGAVAACVLVGVLLGASRGGGTDPRDIPVVGEIRASATADGVLFSWADPGLDADDAYQVVRDGGLPSTQRDTSFRVATGAAGTSDRACVQVTVTRDGIAGEPSTEKCAELPR